TTGAACAGATGAACGAATATTGGCGAGGCAGAGGTCTCGTGACCCGAATAGGACGCTCTTTCGACGATGAGAGGCTCTGGCCCTTCATGCAAACGGGTATCGTGTACGCGCCCTGGAAGAGCAAAGAGGAGGGAAGCGGAGGAGGATACGCGGAGAGCGGCATGGGTCTTGGACCAGGCTTTTACAACAACATATATGAATACGAAAAAGTGCTCAACGGAGGGTTTGCACCTATTATCGCGGACGCCGGGCGCGAACTGAGCGCCCTGAGATTTTTATCTCCCGGCTCTGTGGAAAAAGGGGATTTCCTCAATGCCCTGATCATCTCCCTCAACGCCGTAATCCGTTTCGCCAGAAGATTTTCAGCCCTGGCAAGCAAGATGGCGAAGGAAGAGCGTGACCCCGATAGAAAGAAAGAACTTGAAGAAATCGCTCAGATCTGTAACAGGGTCCCGGCAGAGCCAGCCCGCAATTTCAAAGAGGCGATCCAGTCTTTCTGGTTCTGCTATCTCATGATGAGCCCCTCGCCTACGTCCGGCCTTGGCAGGATGGACCAGTTCCTCTATCCCTTTTACAAAGAAGATATGTCTCAAGGCGCTATCACCGAGGAAGAGGTCCTCGAATATCTCCAATGCCTTCGCATCAAAGACATGGAAATCAATCGCATATCCGGCATGGCAAACAGGCAAAAGAACGCCGGAATGGCAAAGTGGCACAATTGCACGATCGGAGGCCAGTTGCGAGACGGCGGGGACGCCGCCAACGAACTCTCCTATCTCATCCTTGAGGCGGCCTCACGCTGCCCAACACCCCATCACACCATCACGTTAAGGGTCCATCAGGGCACACCCGATGCGCTGATGCTCAAGGCCGTTCAACTCGTGAGATCGGGCATCGGCATGCCGGCTTTCGTGGGAGATAAATCATACATAGGGTATTTTGTCGGTCATGGCGTACCGGTGGAAGAGGCCCGTAATTACGGCATGGCGGGCTGTATTGACGCGGCCCTGCCTGGCAAGTCCTGCATGGTTGCGGTGGCCATGTTCATCGTGCCTATGGTACTCGAAATTACGCTTAACAACGGCATTTTCCCAAAGACCGGGGCGCAGCTCGGTCCCAAAACAGGCGATCCTGAAACCTTTACCTCCTTTGATGAATTGATGGGAGCCTTCAAAAAGCAGTTCACCTATTTTCTTGAATTCAACGCGGAATATAACAACCTCTGGGCGCAGGCCATCATCGACGGTTTTCCTGATCCTGTGCGCACAGCCCTCATGGATAATCCGGTCAAGGTAGGCAAGAGTCTGGCAAACAGGCCATATCTTTTTGATAACCTGTGTGTGCTCAACATGGTGGGTATGATGAACGCCGCCGATTCACTTACGGCCATTAAGAAGCTTGTTTTTGAGGATAAACGCTGGAGCATGAAAGAGGTGAGCGCGGCCCTCAAGGCAAACTGGGCCGGGTACGAGGACATGAGAAAGGCATTTCTCAACGCGCCCAAGTACGGCAATGACTCGGATTACGCGGACGGCGTGGCCGCGGAAATCTACCGGCATCTCGCAGACGCCTCCGTCACCTTCGGGACCGTGCTCGGGGGAACTCAAAAACCTTCGGGCATCTCTATCTCAGCACAGGGGCCGGGCGGCGCGCAGACCGGGGCCACTGCGGAAGGCAGATTCGCGGGCGAGTATCTGGCGGACGGGGCGGTCTCTCCCGTGCAGGGGATGGATGTGAACGGACCGACTGCCATGATAAAGAGTGCTGCAAAGATCGACCATACACCTATGCAGGCAACGCTTTTTAACATGAAATTCCATCCGTCGGCGCTCGCCTCCGAAGAGGACATGAAGAAGCTCGCCTTCCTCATCAAAACGTACTTCGACCTGGGCGGAAAGCACGTACAGTTCAACGTGGTCGATAGCGGCACACTCGTTGCGGCCAAAAAGGAGCCGGAAAAACACAAAGACCTTATCGTGAGGGTGGCCGGATACAGCGCCTATTTTGTGAAGCTGACCCCACCTATTCAGAATGAGATCATATCGCGCACCGAGCTTAGGAAAGCCTGAAACGTACGCAAGGTGGACTTGTCTCGCAACTTGTCATGACACAGGCGGCCCCGTTTGGGCCGCCTGTTTGCCCTGAAATTTACACCCGAAAAATCAGGTCTTAAATTCACAAAAACGGTCCATCGGCTCGCCCAATTTAGCCACAGGGGCCTTGATCGACCTTCCCGATTTTTTCCGATTGAATACAAAAGTGTAGAAGTGGTATAAAAGTACATCCGGCATTTCAACGATGAAAAAAGACATCGGTTCAATCATGGAAGCACTGAGGGGCATGCACGGTGAGCCACGGTGTGAGCTCCATTATTCTAATGCCCTGGAACTGACCGTAGCGACCGTTCTGTCCGCGCAGTGCACGGATGAGCGTGTCAACAAGGTAACGAAAGACCTCTTTAAAAAGTACAGGAGCTGGAAGGCCTATCTCGATGCACCCCAGGAAGAACTGGAAGAGGACATCAGGCCGACAGGTTTTTACAGGAACAAGGCCAAGAGCTTAAAGAACATCGCCCATGAGTTGATCGAGCGATTTCACGCCAAGGTCCCCGATGACATCGATACCTTCGCCACGGTGAAAGGCATCGGCAGAAAGTCAGCCAATATGATTGTGGGCCTGGCCTACGACAAACCGGCTGTCATAGTGGATACGCACATGATCCGCGTGACCCGTAGGATCGGTCTCACCAAAGAAGAGGACCCTGAGAAGATCGAGAAGGATATTAAGAAAGTCGTTCCTCAATCCATGTGGACGGCCTTTTCACTCCTCATTGTGCTTCACGGGAGATATATCTGCAAAGCAAGGAAGCCCGAATGCGTGAAGTGTCTGTTACGCGATTACTGCGACTACTACTTAGGAGGAAGCTGAGGATGTTTGACAGCAAAGAGCTTACACAAAATGAACTTGATAATCTGAAAGAATTGTCGCGCCTCGCCAAAGGCGATATCATCACTATGACCCATCTTGCGGGCTCCGGACATCCCGGTGGCTCCATGTCTTCGCTTGATATGTATCTGACGCTTTTTTCTTGCGCGCGCCTCACGGGAAAAGACCGCGACAGGATTGTGGTGAGTCACGGCCATACGTCGCCCGGCGTGTATGCGAGCCTTGCACGGCTTGGGTATCTCCCTGTAGATGAAGTGATTGCCTTTTTTCGAAAGGCGGGGAGCCCCTTTGAAGGACACGTGGTCAAGGGCATCCCTTTTATAGACTGGTCCACGGGGAATTTAGGCCAGGGATTGTCCGCAGGCTGCGGCTTTGCGATCTCATCGAAGAGGAAAAAAGATGGTGCCCATGTATATGTACTCATGGGTGACGGCGAGCAGCAGAAGGGCCAGATAGGCGAGGCAAGACGCTTTGCCAAGAAATACGGCCTGTCCAATATCACCGCTGTCGTGGACTACAACGGTCTTCAAATCAGCGGCGCCATCGACTGCGTCATGCCTCAAAACATCATTGAAAACTACCTTTCCGACGGCTGGGAGGTGATCGATATAGACGGCCATGACTATCAGGAGATTTATAAGGCCCTAAAGAGGGCAAGAGACGCCGAAAACCCTGTGTGCATCGTGGCCCGGACAGTGATGGGCAAGGGCATCCCCTTTATGGAAAATAAAGAGAAATATCATGGCAGCCCCTTAAACGACGCGGAATGCAAAGACGGTATGTGCGTTATCGGTGCAGACGATAAACTCGACTTCTACAAAGAGAAAAGAAAAGGCATGTGGACATGGCAACCTTCGAATGATGCATCGACGACGAAAATAGATGCAGGGGCGCCTTTCACCTATGGCGATGAGGACAAAATCGATAACCGGACGGCTTTCGGCAAGGCGCTCAAAGATTTGGGTGACAAGAACATTGGGAGGGGACAGGCAGTCTGCGTGTTTGATTGCGATCTTGCGAGCTCGGTGAAGACCGGTGATTTCGCCAAGGCGTACCCCGAATACTTCTATCAGGGAGGCATCCAGGAGCACAATACGGCGACCGCGGCAGGAGCGCTGTCCACAACCGGGGCGCTCACCTTCTTTGCCGATTTCGGTGTCTTCGGCATCGATGAGACCTACAACCAGGAAAGGCTTAACGACATTAACAGGACCAACCTCAAGGTAATTTTGACCCATGTGGGTCTCGATGTGGGGCCCGATGGCAAGACCCACCAGTGCGTCGATTACGTGGGACTCACGCGTAACCTCTACCATTTCAAGACAATCGTGCCCGCCGATGCGAACCAGACAGACAGGGCCGTGCGCTATGCCGCAGCCACCGAGGGCAATTTTCTCGTTGCCATGGGCAGAAACAGATGGCCTGTCGTGTACAGTAAAGACGGACAGAAGTTCTTTGGCGAGGGCTATGCGTTTGAGTACGGCAAGATGGATGTGCTTAAGGCGGGCAAAGATGGCGCAATTATCACCTACGGGGCCATGGTGCACCGGGCGTTGAACGTCCGGCAGAACCTTGCCGCAAAGGGTTTGGATTTCGCCATAGTGAATATGGCCTGTGTGAACGAAATCGACGAAAAGGTCATGGCCGGCCTCGCAAATCTGTCGTGCGTTATCACCTACGAAGATCATAACCGTTTGACGGGCATCGCTCCGGTCATTACGAATTATCTCGTGCGCAAAGGCTTTAAGGGGAAATTCGATTCCTTTGGTGCCTCCACATACGGTGCCTCGGGCGAGACCGAAGAGGTCATGCAGACCCAGGGACTCGATGCAGACTCAATGACAGCCTCGATACTGAAGATGATGAAGTAAACCTTATGAACTGTAAGGAATTACATTACCCGCTCGGTCTTACGCTTCGCGGAGAGAAAAGCATCTCTTCTATCCCTTCCGGCAAAAGCTCCCCCCATCCCCCATCGCTTGCGCTACGGGGGCTCTCTACTTTGCCGGGGATCTCAGAGGCTTTTCTTAGCTCCGCTACGCAATGCCCTCGCGGGCAACGTAATTCCATCCTGCAGATATATGCAAGGCAGAAAACAAAGAAGACATAAAAGTAATATGAAATCCGGAACTACGTTCGAAGATGTTCACTACCGAAATACATTGGGAACACACGAACCGCAGCGCGACAAAGATATGAATGCTGTCGCTAATTTAAGGAGGAGATATGGCCGAGCTTAAAGAGATGTACAAGAAGATAGTCAAGGACAACTTCCCCGACACGATCAAGATCGACATGGGTGGCCAGGTACTGCTCTATAAAAAGAAGGTGTGGAATATCTTCGATGCGGATGAAAAGTGTGATGTGGAGAGGGGCCTGCGCTATGGAGAAAACCCTGATCAGCCGGCGGCCATATACGAACTGGTAAACGGCAACATCGTGCTCGGCGATGTGCGGTTCTTCGATTTTGACGGCGGTCTCGCGAGCAAGATCACCGAGAAGGACATGCTCCAGGTGGGCAAACATCCGAGCAAGACCAATTTCACCGATGTGGATAACGCGCTCAACATCTTAAGGTTCCTGGACAGGATGCCCGCCTGCGCCATCATGAAGCATAATAACCCCTGCGGCGCCGCCTACGGGTCTACCACAACGGAGGCCTTCGAAAAGGCGTTCTGGTGCGACAGGATTGCGGCCTTTGGCGGGGCCGTGGTGCTCACGAAGAAGGTTGATGTGGAAACAGCCAAGGCCATGGTGCCCTATTATTTTGAAGTGGTCTGCGCCCCCGATTTCGAGGGCGGCGCCATCGACGTTCTTAAAAAATGGAAGAACCTTCGCCTCCTGCAGATACGCGAGATGGAGAGGCTGCAAGCATATAAGACCAAGCGGATCGTGGAATTCAAATCGCTCATGGACGGCGGACTCGTCTTACAGGAATCGCAGCCCAAAAAGATTAAAGGCAAAGAGGACTTGAAACCCGCTGAGACCGTGTACAAGGGCCAAGCCTACAAGGTCAAAAGAACCCCCACCGACAAGGAATACGAAGACATGCTCTTTGGATGGAATGTGGAATCGGGGGTCAGCTCCAACTCGGCGCTCTTTGTAAAAGACGGTGCAACCGTGGCCATCGGTACGGGAGAGCAGGACCGGGTGGGCGTGGTTGAGATCGCTGTATTCAAGGCGTACACGAAATTCATGGACAAAGAGGTCTTCAAGAAATACGGCGTGCCCTATGCGGTATTTAAACTCGAAGCCGAAAAAGGCCAGAGGAAGATGGAAGATCTTATAGAAATCGAAAAGCTTACCAGGGACCAAAGAGGCGGGCTCAAAGGCTCG
Above is a genomic segment from Syntrophorhabdaceae bacterium containing:
- a CDS encoding pyruvate formate lyase family protein, producing MKSKRIEKMMQGVRIEKYPICVEKVRLMTESYRQTQGEPEVLRRAKALAHSLDNITIFIRDGELIVGNAASTYMGVEIEFNYGPWPKTEIEALKSEGWLIGDNELKEVEQMNEYWRGRGLVTRIGRSFDDERLWPFMQTGIVYAPWKSKEEGSGGGYAESGMGLGPGFYNNIYEYEKVLNGGFAPIIADAGRELSALRFLSPGSVEKGDFLNALIISLNAVIRFARRFSALASKMAKEERDPDRKKELEEIAQICNRVPAEPARNFKEAIQSFWFCYLMMSPSPTSGLGRMDQFLYPFYKEDMSQGAITEEEVLEYLQCLRIKDMEINRISGMANRQKNAGMAKWHNCTIGGQLRDGGDAANELSYLILEAASRCPTPHHTITLRVHQGTPDALMLKAVQLVRSGIGMPAFVGDKSYIGYFVGHGVPVEEARNYGMAGCIDAALPGKSCMVAVAMFIVPMVLEITLNNGIFPKTGAQLGPKTGDPETFTSFDELMGAFKKQFTYFLEFNAEYNNLWAQAIIDGFPDPVRTALMDNPVKVGKSLANRPYLFDNLCVLNMVGMMNAADSLTAIKKLVFEDKRWSMKEVSAALKANWAGYEDMRKAFLNAPKYGNDSDYADGVAAEIYRHLADASVTFGTVLGGTQKPSGISISAQGPGGAQTGATAEGRFAGEYLADGAVSPVQGMDVNGPTAMIKSAAKIDHTPMQATLFNMKFHPSALASEEDMKKLAFLIKTYFDLGGKHVQFNVVDSGTLVAAKKEPEKHKDLIVRVAGYSAYFVKLTPPIQNEIISRTELRKA
- the nth gene encoding endonuclease III — its product is MKKDIGSIMEALRGMHGEPRCELHYSNALELTVATVLSAQCTDERVNKVTKDLFKKYRSWKAYLDAPQEELEEDIRPTGFYRNKAKSLKNIAHELIERFHAKVPDDIDTFATVKGIGRKSANMIVGLAYDKPAVIVDTHMIRVTRRIGLTKEEDPEKIEKDIKKVVPQSMWTAFSLLIVLHGRYICKARKPECVKCLLRDYCDYYLGGS
- a CDS encoding transketolase; amino-acid sequence: MFDSKELTQNELDNLKELSRLAKGDIITMTHLAGSGHPGGSMSSLDMYLTLFSCARLTGKDRDRIVVSHGHTSPGVYASLARLGYLPVDEVIAFFRKAGSPFEGHVVKGIPFIDWSTGNLGQGLSAGCGFAISSKRKKDGAHVYVLMGDGEQQKGQIGEARRFAKKYGLSNITAVVDYNGLQISGAIDCVMPQNIIENYLSDGWEVIDIDGHDYQEIYKALKRARDAENPVCIVARTVMGKGIPFMENKEKYHGSPLNDAECKDGMCVIGADDKLDFYKEKRKGMWTWQPSNDASTTKIDAGAPFTYGDEDKIDNRTAFGKALKDLGDKNIGRGQAVCVFDCDLASSVKTGDFAKAYPEYFYQGGIQEHNTATAAGALSTTGALTFFADFGVFGIDETYNQERLNDINRTNLKVILTHVGLDVGPDGKTHQCVDYVGLTRNLYHFKTIVPADANQTDRAVRYAAATEGNFLVAMGRNRWPVVYSKDGQKFFGEGYAFEYGKMDVLKAGKDGAIITYGAMVHRALNVRQNLAAKGLDFAIVNMACVNEIDEKVMAGLANLSCVITYEDHNRLTGIAPVITNYLVRKGFKGKFDSFGASTYGASGETEEVMQTQGLDADSMTASILKMMK